Sequence from the Janthinobacterium lividum genome:
GCCATGCCATTTGACGCCCCGCTCCGCCGCCTGGCCCGCGCCACCGCGCCACTGCTGCCGGCCCTTCTGCTGGCCGGTTGTGCGGGCGGTGCCATCGGCACCCTGGCCAACGCGGCGCTGCAAGTGGCCGGCGTGGCCAAGCCGCCAGCGGAACTGCCCGACGCGCAAAAGCCGCCGCGCAATGTCAGCATCCGCCTGCACGCGGCGCAGCGCCTCAACACCGATGCCGAAGGCCGGCCGCTGGCGCTGGTGGCGCGCATCTACAAACTGCGCCAGAGCGCCGCCTTCGAGCAGGCGCCCTACGACAGCTTCCTCGACGCGCAGCGTGAAAAGACCGCGCTGGGCGCCGACCTGATGGAAGTGAAGGAAGTGCTGCTGGTGCCGGGCCAGCGCTACGAAGTGCAGGAAAAAGTCAGCAAGGAGGCATATTTCATCGGCGTGGTAGCCCTGTTCCGCGCGCCTGCGGTACAGCGCTGGCGCGCCACCTTTGTCGCCGCGGACGCGGAACGCGGCGGCATCACCGTCGGCCTGCACGCCTGCGCGCTGAGCGTCAGCGGCATGGCCGCGCTGTCGGCTCCGCGCTGCCAGTAGCACGAACAGAAACGCCACACATTCAAGGAGAAACGAGATGGGCATGGCAGCGAAAATCTTGTGGGGAGAGGGCCTGTTCCTGCGGCCGCAGCATTTCCAGCGCCAGGACCAGTATCACGAAGCGCGCCTGCATCACACGGCCAGCGCGCTGCATCCCTACCTGTGGGGCGTGGCGCACATGGCGTGGGACCTGGCGGCGCTGAAGACGGGCACCTTGCGCCTGCATGCCCTGTCGGCGATCTTCCGCGACGGCGAAGTGTTCGAGTCGCTGGGCGACGGCGCGCCCGGCAGCGATACCCTGCCCCCGCCCGTGGACCTGGAAGCGCTGCCGCCGGCGGTGCAGGAAGTGACGTATTACGCGGCGCTGCCCATCCTCAACCGCGAAGGCATGAATTACACGGCGCAGGCATCGACGGCAGACACGCTGGCGGCCACGCGCTTTGCGCACGCCATGCGCGCCACGCCCGACCTGTTTACGGAGTCCGCCGTGGCCGACGTGGCCTACCTGAAGAAGACCGTGCGGCTGATTCCCGACAGCGAGGCACGTGGTTCCTACGATTGCCTGCCGCTGATCGCCCTGCGGCGCACGGTATCGGGCGGCTTCGAACCCGTGCCCTCGTTCATGGCCCCCAGCCTGGCCATCGCCGGCGCACCGCGCCTGCAGGGCGTGCTGGAACACCTGCTCGACGCCTTGCAGGCGAAGGTGAGCGCGCTGCACGGCCACCACCGCGAACCGAGCCGCAACGTGATCGAGTTCCGCTCCGGCGACGTGTCCTCGTTCTGGCTGCTGCACACGGTCAGCACGGCCGCCGCCGCGCTGATGCACTATGTGCGCCATCCGGCCCTGCATCCGGAGCGCCTGTACGAAGCGCTGCTGGGACTGGCGGGCGGCCTGCTCAGCTACTCCAAGCATTACACCCTGGCCAGCCTGCCCGCCTACGACCACGCGCAACCGGGCGCCTGCTTCGACGCCATCGACGGCATCATCCGCGAACTGCTCGACACCGTCATCTCGTCGAAGTATTTTTCCATCGCCCTGCTCGAGGACCAGCCGTCGTACTACCTGGGCAAGCTCGATTCGGGCAAGATCGACCAGCACACCACCTTGTACCTGGCGATCCGCGCCGCCATGCCCGCCATCGAACTGGTGGACGTGGTGCCGCTGCGCGTGAAAGTGGGCGCGCCCGACGACGTGGAAAAATGCGTGCTCACGGCCATGCCCGGCCTGAAACTGTCGCATGCGCCGCAAGTGCCGGCCGCCATTCCCGTGCGCCCCGACACCTATTATTTTGCGATTGAAAACCGTGGCGTGCCATATGAACAGATGCTCAAGGCACAGTCGATCTCCGTGTACGTGCCGGCCGGCATACGCGACCTGCAGCTGGAACTGATCGCGGTGACGGCATGAGCCAGCTCATCGAACGGCGCGCAGCGCCCTCCCTGCTGGGACAACGCGGTTCCGCCCCAACCGGCAGCAGCCGGCATGCCGGCAGCGCCCTGCTGGACCTGATGCACGAAGGCTTTTATATGCTGTTCATGCTGAAGCACGGTTCGGCACCCGGCGACGAGCAAAGCTTCATGGACCGCATCACGGCCTTCCTCGACGACTTCGAGCGCGAAGCAAAAAAGATCCGCGCCGATGGCGACGATATCGCGGCAGCCAAGTATGCGTTTTGCGCGGCCGTCGATGAAATCATCCTGGCCTCGCCTTTCGCCCTGCGCAAGCAGTGGGAGCGGCGCCCGCTGCAGCTGCTGATCTTTGGCGACCAGCTGGCCGGCGAACACTTTTTCGACCGCCTCGACGCCTTGCGCGGCAAGGGCGCCATGCGCGTGCAGGCGCTGCAGGTCTTCCACATGTGTTTATTGCTGGGATTCCAGGGCAAGTATGCGATCGACGGCGGCGAAAAACTCAGCTACCTGACGGCACGCCTGGGCGACGAGATCGCCCACATCAAGGGCAAGAGCCGTGGCTTCGCGCCGCGCGCGGAACGCCCCGACCAGGTGGTCAACAAGCGCGGCAGCGACGTACCGCTGTGGGCGCTGTCGAGCTTTTTCGCCCTGCTGGCCATCTGCGCCTACCTGGGCCTGAAAACCCATCTGACGCGCGGCACGCAAACGACCCTGGCCGCGTATGCGGACCTGGTCAAGCTGGCGCCGCGCCCGGCGCACCTGACCATCACGCTGCCCTGAACACCTCACAGAACCTACTGTGCGATCCTGAATTCGATGCGCCGGTTCCTCGCCCGGCCATCGGCCGTGGCGTTGCTGGCCACGGGACGGTCCGGTCCCTGGCCCGACACCAGCACCGAATCGGCGGCGACGCCCTTGCTGGCCAGGTAGGCGCGCACGGCTTCGGCGCGCGCCTGGCTCAAGGCCACATTGCTGGCGCGCAGGCCCGTGTCGTCGGTGTGGCCGATCACCTCCACCTTGCGGCCCCGCAGCCTGAGCATGGCGGCCGCCATCTCGTCGAGGATGGCCAGGCCCGCCGGCGTGATAGATGCCTTGCCGCTGTCGAATTCGATGATGCGTTTATCCAGCGCCGCATCGAGCAAGCCCTGCTCCGCCTCCGCCGCCTTGACCCGCAAGCCGTTGTTGACGACGTAGGTGGGATTGAGGCTGGTGGCGATGTCACTGGCGATCTGCTGGCGCTGCGCCTCGTTCGCCACTTCGCCGCGCACGCTGACGTTATTGCCGTCGATACTGATCTGCCCCCGTGAAATCAGCTTCAGGTTCGGCGCGATCAGCTTGTGCACGTAGGCGTTCCAGTTGGCCGGCACGGCCACGCTGCCGATGGCGATCTGGTCGACCACGCGCTCGGCGCCATACAGTTCGCGCAGGCGGGCCAGCACGGCCGCCTTGCCCGCCTCGTCGGCCAGGGTGCCCGTGACAAGAATCTGCCCCGGCATCGGTGTCTGGGGCGCTTGCGCCTGCGCGTGGCAGGGAGCGGCTGCAGCAAGCAGCAGGAGAATGACAGGATATTTCATCGCAATCCTTCAGACAAAGGTATCGGCAAACATGGCGCAGGCCGAGCGCAGCGACAGCTGTTCCTGCTGCAGGCAGGCGGAAAAACGGCGCAGCGCGGCATCGCGTCCCAGCTGCTCCTCGACCCAGTCGAGCTGATCGAACACGATCAGCCGTTCGCAGCCGGCCTGCGGATCGATCAGCGCGCGCAAGCCATGCGGGTCGGCGCCGCAAAAGCCGATCACCAGCACGGGCGCCTCGTCGAGGTGGGAAAAGAACAGCGCCAGTTCGAAATCGGCCAGGCTCAGAAAAGGCGCGATCAGGTGCAGCCACAAGCTGGCCACCAGCTCGCGCAGCTGCGCGTCCTGCGGCAGCGGCAGCACCAGGCTTTTTTCCAGGCGCGGCAAGCCGCTCTGGCGCACCGGCTGCAGCAGCATGCCCAGGCCCAGCAGCAGTTCGCGCACCGTCACGGGAAACGCGGGCGATGCCAGCAGCGTCTGCAAGCCGTGCACCGTCTGCGCCTGCAAGAAGGCAGCCAGCCGCGCCGCATGATCAGGTGCCGCCGGTTCGACTTCGACCACGTTGCCGGCCAGCGCCAGCAGGGCCGGCCCCGGTTCGGCGCTGGCCACGATGCCTCGCGACAGCTGCTCCACCCGCTGCCACAGCGGCGCCAGCGCCAGCGGACTGCAAGCGACAAAGGTCTCCGCGTCATCGACTTCCAGCGCGCCCATTGCCATGAAGGGAAAGCGCCGCAACGACTGGTCATTGCTCGCTTCCAGGCGCCCGGCGATGGCGCGCCGGCTGCGCGTGCCGACGAAGGCAAAGCGCAGCGGCGGCAAGGCGTCGTAATTGAGCTTCCAGCGCGGTTCCACCGTCAGGGCAGTCATGACCTGCGCCAGCCAGTCGTCGAGCAGCTGCACCAGCGCGTGATTGTCGCAAGCCTTGATGAAGTCGCCCCGTGCGGGAATCTTGCCAAAGTAGCCGAGGCGCACCTGCTGCGCCGCGCGCATCATGGCGAAACTCCGGGCATGACTGCGGCGGCGATGGCCTGCGCGGGAGACGCGGCAGAAGCACCGGGCGCGCCGACGATCGTCTCGGGCAGCTGCATGCCGCGAAAGCCCTGCTCCTGCACCGCCGTGGCGGATCCCGCGCCCGTCGTCTCGGCGCTGCTGGTGATTTTCAGGTCGACCGCCACGGCCACCTCGCCGCGCGCCCAGCGCAGTTCGAACACGCCGCCCTCCTTGCGCTTCTTGGCCGCCGCGTCGATCATGCGCTTCAAGCCGAATTGCCCCGGCTCGTTGAACAGTTCCACCGTGCGCCCGTCGAAGGTGACGGCCGTGATGCGCGCGCCCTGCTGGCCCGCCGCGCCTTGCGGGCCCGGATGGACCATGTTCGTCCACTGCGCCGGGGTGTTGCGGTAGCGCAGCTGTTGGCCGTCGATCTCCACCGTGTATTCCAGGGTGCCCGGCGCGGGCGACGGCTGGATCTGGAAGACGGTTTGCGCCGCCGTCGACGTGGCCGCCACGCCGCCCGCGCCCAGCGGCGCGATCCAGCCGGGGAAACGCGCCACCACCTGCGGCGACAGGCTGATGCCCATGTCGGCCCAGGTGCGCGGGGCCAGCACGTCGCCGCGCCGCACCACCAGCGGGCCCATGGACGTGGTGACGAATTTCGCCACCAGGCCTTCCGGGCCGAAGAACTGGCCGATCTCGAGGTTGCTCGCCTCGATGCGCGCCGCGGGCGCGAATGGATATTTGTTGGCCAGCGATTTCTGGAACGGTTCATACACCTGCGCCGCCCAGGTCTTGTTGATATCGAGTTCGGCCGGCGCGACGATGACGGCAAAGGTCTGCATCAGCGGGCGCACGAGAATGGGGCGGATCGCCTGCTTTTGCGCGTCGCTCATCCCCGTGAGCACCTGCTCGTCGACCAGTTTCAGGGCGTCGGCCAGTTCGGAACCGCTGCCCTCC
This genomic interval carries:
- the tagF gene encoding type VI secretion system-associated protein TagF — its product is MMRAAQQVRLGYFGKIPARGDFIKACDNHALVQLLDDWLAQVMTALTVEPRWKLNYDALPPLRFAFVGTRSRRAIAGRLEASNDQSLRRFPFMAMGALEVDDAETFVACSPLALAPLWQRVEQLSRGIVASAEPGPALLALAGNVVEVEPAAPDHAARLAAFLQAQTVHGLQTLLASPAFPVTVRELLLGLGMLLQPVRQSGLPRLEKSLVLPLPQDAQLRELVASLWLHLIAPFLSLADFELALFFSHLDEAPVLVIGFCGADPHGLRALIDPQAGCERLIVFDQLDWVEEQLGRDAALRRFSACLQQEQLSLRSACAMFADTFV
- the tssJ gene encoding type VI secretion system lipoprotein TssJ; this encodes MPFDAPLRRLARATAPLLPALLLAGCAGGAIGTLANAALQVAGVAKPPAELPDAQKPPRNVSIRLHAAQRLNTDAEGRPLALVARIYKLRQSAAFEQAPYDSFLDAQREKTALGADLMEVKEVLLVPGQRYEVQEKVSKEAYFIGVVALFRAPAVQRWRATFVAADAERGGITVGLHACALSVSGMAALSAPRCQ
- the tssK gene encoding type VI secretion system baseplate subunit TssK; its protein translation is MGMAAKILWGEGLFLRPQHFQRQDQYHEARLHHTASALHPYLWGVAHMAWDLAALKTGTLRLHALSAIFRDGEVFESLGDGAPGSDTLPPPVDLEALPPAVQEVTYYAALPILNREGMNYTAQASTADTLAATRFAHAMRATPDLFTESAVADVAYLKKTVRLIPDSEARGSYDCLPLIALRRTVSGGFEPVPSFMAPSLAIAGAPRLQGVLEHLLDALQAKVSALHGHHREPSRNVIEFRSGDVSSFWLLHTVSTAAAALMHYVRHPALHPERLYEALLGLAGGLLSYSKHYTLASLPAYDHAQPGACFDAIDGIIRELLDTVISSKYFSIALLEDQPSYYLGKLDSGKIDQHTTLYLAIRAAMPAIELVDVVPLRVKVGAPDDVEKCVLTAMPGLKLSHAPQVPAAIPVRPDTYYFAIENRGVPYEQMLKAQSISVYVPAGIRDLQLELIAVTA
- a CDS encoding OmpA family protein, translating into MKYPVILLLLAAAAPCHAQAQAPQTPMPGQILVTGTLADEAGKAAVLARLRELYGAERVVDQIAIGSVAVPANWNAYVHKLIAPNLKLISRGQISIDGNNVSVRGEVANEAQRQQIASDIATSLNPTYVVNNGLRVKAAEAEQGLLDAALDKRIIEFDSGKASITPAGLAILDEMAAAMLRLRGRKVEVIGHTDDTGLRASNVALSQARAEAVRAYLASKGVAADSVLVSGQGPDRPVASNATADGRARNRRIEFRIAQ
- the icmH gene encoding type IVB secretion system protein IcmH/DotU, translating into MSQLIERRAAPSLLGQRGSAPTGSSRHAGSALLDLMHEGFYMLFMLKHGSAPGDEQSFMDRITAFLDDFEREAKKIRADGDDIAAAKYAFCAAVDEIILASPFALRKQWERRPLQLLIFGDQLAGEHFFDRLDALRGKGAMRVQALQVFHMCLLLGFQGKYAIDGGEKLSYLTARLGDEIAHIKGKSRGFAPRAERPDQVVNKRGSDVPLWALSSFFALLAICAYLGLKTHLTRGTQTTLAAYADLVKLAPRPAHLTITLP